In Halobacterium noricense, the genomic stretch ATCGTGCTCCGGACGACCGGAATCGGGAGGCGGACGTGCCACGTCGTCGTGTCGCCCTCGTGCTCGTAGCTGTCCACGACGCTGATGGCGCCCGCGCGCTTCTCGGGGTCGGCGATGAACGCCCACACGTCTTCGGGCGATACCGACACCTCGAACGTGCGCTCGACCCGAACTGTCATACGCGGCGTTGTCCGCCCGCCAGCAAAAAGCCGCCGATTACGCGGGTTCGACGCGCCACGTCGTCGACTTCGAGCGACTCCACTTCTCGATGTCGACATCCTCGGTCTTCTCCGCGAGTTCGGGGAGCCGCACACCGACCTGCTTCGAGGAGAGGCCGAGGTGGTTCGCGATGTTCTTCGAGCGGAAGTACCGCTCGCCCTTCTCGACGCTCTCGTGGAGGAACTCCAGAATCCGGCGTTCCTCGTCGGTGTATTCGTCGGTCATTACTATGGAACTACGGCCGAAGGCGGTTTATCGCTTTTGCTACCCCCACACGTGGAGGGCGGCGACGCACAGCGCCGACAGCGTGACAGCGCCGGCGAAGCCGAGTGCGGTTTGGAACTGTCCGGGCGCGACGAACGTGTACGCGGCCGCGGCGACGGCGAGCAGGCCGAACGCGAGGCCGACGCCGACGCCCATGTCCGTTTCCTGCGTGGACCCAGTCGTCATGGCAGGGCGTTGCGTGTGGTATCCCTTAACTGGTTCTACTCGGTGCGACCGGGGAGGCCGACAGACTTTCACTGTGCAAGCACCCCGAATCGAGCATGGACGTCCGCGCGCTGCTGTTCGGGAGCACGATACGGGTCGCCATTACTGTCGTCGCCGGCCTCGGACTGGTCGCCGGCGGCGCGTTCGTCGGCGGCTTACTCGGCGTGCCGAGCGTCGAACAGGTCGACAACGAGTTCGGTGAGGTCAACGACACCTACACCGAAGTCGAGACCGACCTCGTGATACACAACCCGAATCCGGTCGGCGTCCGGCTCGGGGACACCAGCGTGAACTACACGGTGGCGATGAACGACATCCGGATGGCCAGCGGGGACAAACACGGCGTCGGCATCGGCACCGGGAACTCGACGGTGAACCTGACGACGTACCTCCACAACGAGCGCATCCCCGCGTGGTGGGTGAGCCACATCCGGGGCGGCGAACACACGAGCCTCACCGTGTCCGCGACCGTCCAGCCCGGGTTCGTCGGCCAGTCGGCGTCGTTCCAGCCGGCCGCCGAGACCATCGAGACGGACCTCCTCGGCCAGTTCAACTCCACGGAGGATCGCCCGGTGAACGCCGAGATGGCGCTCGTCGAGGACCCCGTACTCATCATCGAGCGGACGAACGCCTCCTGGGGCAACGTCACCGACGAACAGACCCCTATCGACCTGGAATTCGGCGTCTACAACCCGAAGACGTCGCCAGTCGTCGTCTCGAACGTCGGCTACAACATCACGATGAACGGCGTGCCCGTCGGCGCGGGCGAAACCGAAAACGGGCAGACCATCCCCGGGAAGAGCTCCCGCGTGGTGGAGACGCCGACGGCCATCGACAACGAGAACCTCGACGAGTGGTGGGTGACCCACGTCGAGAACAACCAGACGACCGAACTCCGCATCGACTTCTACGCGGAAATCGAGCCGCCGGGCTCCTCGGAGACGATTCGCGTGCCGCTGGACGAACTGACGTACACCCAGACCATCGAGACCGACATGTTCGGGAACAAGGGCGACTCGGGCGGTGACGCCGGCGGCGACACGAGCGGCAACGAGACGACAACCAACGACGGAACGACGAGTGACGACGGCACGACCACCGGGACCACGACCAGCGACAGCACGACAACAACTAGCGGCGGAACGACCGGCAGCACGACGACGGACGGGACGACCACGGACGACGGCACGACCACCAGCGGTGACGGGACGACGACCGACGACGGCTTGCTCGCGCGCGGTTCGCAGCCAGCCTGACTGGAGTTCGTGAAACTGCCGCGCGCCGGGGATAGATTTTTACGCGCCGCGTCGCTTCGAGCATACATGAACCGGAGTACTCAGGCTCCTGGTCGCGTTCTCCGACTGTGAACAGTCCATCGCCGTCGAGCCAGACGGCGGCGATATCCGCGTCACCGTGGACGGCGAAACCATCGAACTCTCCCGCGAGCACGCCGCCGAACTCCGGGACGCCGTCGGTGACGCGCTGACGAGCCGCGAGGAATTCTTCCGCACTGCCGCCGAGCACCGCGAGGACGGCAGCTACGTCGTCGAACGCCGCGGCGCGGAGTCGACGGGCAACTCCGCAGTGTTCGACAGTTTCGCGGCGGTCCGCCGGCTGTTCGACCGGCTCCCCGAGACGTTCGGCGCCCAGAACCTCTCCGCGGCCGGCTTCACGGGGTCGCGCCGCCACATGCTCGTGCGGCACTTCGCCGAACACCCGGCGTTCCCGTGCACGCTGGCGTCACGCAACCCCCTGCGGGGTGAGAAAACAGAGACTAGCTGATGGTGGTGTGGCTGGACTGCTCGTTGAGCGCGAGGTTCGCCGCGATTTCGGCGTTGCGCATCGCGTACTCGGCGGTGTGCCGGAGGCTCACGAGTACTTCCCGGACTTCGAGGATGTCCTCGTTGTCCATCTCCGGGAGGTCGTCGAGGATGTCGCCCTCGCGGTCGCCGAGTTCCGCGAACAGCTCGCGGACCTCGATGGTGGCGTCGTAATCCCGGGTGACGACGGCTTCGACGGCCGCGGCCGTGATTTCGTCGACCTGGTCGGTGAACTCCCGGATGCGCCGCATCGTGGACTGCTCGACGTCGAGGGTGTGGCCCTCGGTTTCGAGCACGATTTCCGCGATGTCCTCGGCGTTGTCCGCGGTGAGTTCGAGGTTCTTCACGACCGACCGGTAGCCGATGAGCGGGAAGCCGTCGTCGAGGCCGACGGCGCGCGCGAGGTTCGGGTTCTGGTAGGCGGTGAAGATGAGCCGCAGCAGCAGGACGAAAATCTTGTTCGCCTGGCGCTCGCGGTTGAGCGCGCGCTGGGCCATGTCCGGGCTGCCGTGCGCGAGCGCCTTCACGGCCTCCTCGCGCATCGTCGAGCCCGTGCTCTCCAGCCGTTCGAGGAGGTTGTCGAGGTCGAAGTCCTCGGGGTCGACCGAACACCGGATGGTGATGCGTTCGGGCGTCTCCTCGACGACGCCCAGTCCCATGAGCTGGGTTTCGGCCTTGTAGACGGCGTTGATGTGTTCGGAGTCGAGGGCGTCCTCGCTCTCGACGTGGATGATGCGGCGGCCGAGGACGTACTGGCCGACGATGGCGCGCTCGACGGCGTCCGCACCCACAGAAGGCGTCGCGTTCTGATCGGCTGCGGAAGACGACTCCGTCGTCTTCTGAACGTCGAAGTTCTCGGCGTGAATCGTCGCCTCGGTCTCCTCGCCGTGCGCGGACTCGGGCGTGACCGTCAGCGAGCCCTTCCCGCTCTCGCGGACGGTGACCTCGTCGCCCTTCTCGACGTCCTGCTTGCGCGCCCACTCCGCCGGGAGCGTCATCGCCAGCGTAGACGGTCCCAGGCGTTGGACTTTCCGGGTATCCATACGCCTGGAATGCGCTGGAACGTCCTTAATCTTATCCCTCTAACCTTATACTTGCCTTAAGGTGTGGGCAGACGCGCGGAATTCTGCCCCCGAATTCCGGGACCCTTTTGGCTGTCCCGCCCCTGGGAGTAGTCATGGGTTTTGGTAGCTACGACGAGTCCGAGCAGGAGAACCAGAATACGGACATCGACGAAGACGGCGCGGTCAACGTCCACGAGAACGACCACGACGGCAGCGTCAACTTCGACACCGACGCCGAC encodes the following:
- a CDS encoding DUF7123 family protein is translated as MTDEYTDEERRILEFLHESVEKGERYFRSKNIANHLGLSSKQVGVRLPELAEKTEDVDIEKWSRSKSTTWRVEPA
- a CDS encoding DUF7525 family protein — encoded protein: MTTGSTQETDMGVGVGLAFGLLAVAAAAYTFVAPGQFQTALGFAGAVTLSALCVAALHVWG
- a CDS encoding LEA type 2 family protein: MDVRALLFGSTIRVAITVVAGLGLVAGGAFVGGLLGVPSVEQVDNEFGEVNDTYTEVETDLVIHNPNPVGVRLGDTSVNYTVAMNDIRMASGDKHGVGIGTGNSTVNLTTYLHNERIPAWWVSHIRGGEHTSLTVSATVQPGFVGQSASFQPAAETIETDLLGQFNSTEDRPVNAEMALVEDPVLIIERTNASWGNVTDEQTPIDLEFGVYNPKTSPVVVSNVGYNITMNGVPVGAGETENGQTIPGKSSRVVETPTAIDNENLDEWWVTHVENNQTTELRIDFYAEIEPPGSSETIRVPLDELTYTQTIETDMFGNKGDSGGDAGGDTSGNETTTNDGTTSDDGTTTGTTTSDSTTTTSGGTTGSTTTDGTTTDDGTTTSGDGTTTDDGLLARGSQPA
- a CDS encoding DUF7528 family protein — protein: MAVEPDGGDIRVTVDGETIELSREHAAELRDAVGDALTSREEFFRTAAEHREDGSYVVERRGAESTGNSAVFDSFAAVRRLFDRLPETFGAQNLSAAGFTGSRRHMLVRHFAEHPAFPCTLASRNPLRGEKTETS
- a CDS encoding phosphate signaling complex PhoU family protein, with the translated sequence MDTRKVQRLGPSTLAMTLPAEWARKQDVEKGDEVTVRESGKGSLTVTPESAHGEETEATIHAENFDVQKTTESSSAADQNATPSVGADAVERAIVGQYVLGRRIIHVESEDALDSEHINAVYKAETQLMGLGVVEETPERITIRCSVDPEDFDLDNLLERLESTGSTMREEAVKALAHGSPDMAQRALNRERQANKIFVLLLRLIFTAYQNPNLARAVGLDDGFPLIGYRSVVKNLELTADNAEDIAEIVLETEGHTLDVEQSTMRRIREFTDQVDEITAAAVEAVVTRDYDATIEVRELFAELGDREGDILDDLPEMDNEDILEVREVLVSLRHTAEYAMRNAEIAANLALNEQSSHTTIS
- a CDS encoding DUF5786 family protein, encoding MGFGSYDESEQENQNTDIDEDGAVNVHENDHDGSVNFDTDADSDELIDQLQSMKDDD